The Fusarium falciforme chromosome 7, complete sequence genome window below encodes:
- a CDS encoding Putative aspartic-type endopeptidase OPSB 3 — protein MRAVAIILALSTTLEAILAVPSVGKSLHSYNHAPLEPKGVRPIKQVITNHNDDPSSQSYTLRARVGTPPQDLTLALELSQSDTWFTTGCPNEDPSCKDLYFKTKQSKTLSRALGTAKVSYGDPTTIPPSNDTIDLAIHQDVISIAGVTIPRQRFGLSSPDFGPTDAAGLIGLGPNLKLGYRAGKPYNTVLDSLAARGAIASRTFTLHTGSYDDDHGVIIWGGANTGGFRGRLVKRPLVKDELGTFGPSIALTGLAQKSSQGKHSYKIQKSDSVFLLDTGNQYLRLRHSFVDPLLKDMGAVNDGNDACFVPCSKRQEPGSWDFTFGDITIKVPYREIITEIKDDSGMCWVGVLVTWKGQLVLGLPFIRSAYLAFDYDNKVVALAQPAKCPEHLVAFGKGRNAIPSDLYGC, from the exons ATGAGAGCAGTTGCTATCATTCTGGCCCTGTCCACCACCTTGGAGGCCATCCTCGCAGTCCCTAGCGTTGGGAAATCACTACACTCCTACAACCATGCACCGCTTGAGCCAAAAGGTGTTCGCCCCATAAAGCAGGTTATCACGAACCATAATGATGATCCTTCCTCGCAAAGCTACACCCTCCGGGCCAGAGTCGGCACTCCACCCCAAGATCTTACCTTAGCATTGGAATTGTCTCAGTCAGATACCT GGTTTACAACTGGCTGCCCCAACGAAGACCCGTCATGCAAGGACTTGTACTTCAAAACCAAGCAATCAAAGACACTCAGTCGTGCGCTAGGCACCGCCAAAGTTAGCTACGGTGACCCAACGACAATTCCTCCCAGCAACGATACCATTGACCTTGCAATTCATCAAGATGTGATTAGCATCGCTGGGGTCACTATTCCTCGCCAACGCTTCGGCCTCAGCTCTCCAGATTTCGGACCTACTGATGCTGCGGGTTTGATAGGTCTGGGGCCTAATCTTAAACTCGGCTACCGTGCTGGCAAGCCGTATAACACGGTTCTTGACAGCCTAGCGGCTAGAGGAGCGATTGCAAGCCGCACTTTTACTCTTCACACAGGAAGCTATGATGATGATCACG GCGTCATAATTTGGGGTGGTGCAAACACCGGAGGTTTTCGAGGCAGGCTCGTCAAACGCCCACTTGTGAAGGATGAGCTTGGCACGTTTGG GCCCTCGATTGCCCTAACAGGCTTGGCCCAGAAGTCTTCTCAAGGCAAACATTCTTACAAGATCCAGAAAAGCGACTCTGTTTTCCTTCTGGACACAGGAAACCAATACTTGCGGCTTCGACATTCCTTCGTGGACCCGCTGTTGAAAGATATGGGTGCCGTCAATGATGGCAACGACGCGTGCTTTGTTCCCTGTTCCAAGCGCCAGGAACCTGGAAGTTGGGACTTTACCTTTGGAGATATCACTATCAAGGTTCCTTACCGCGAGATCATCACTGAAATCAAAGATGACAGTGGCATGTGCTGGGTAGGAGTATTAGTGACATGGAAGGGACAGCTCGTCTTGGGTC TACCTTTTATTCGGAGTGCATATCTTGCTTTTGATTATGACAACAAAGTTGTTGCCTTGGCTCAGCCAGCCAAGTGCCCTGAGCACCTCGTGGCGTTTGGCAAAGGGCGCAATGCCATACCTTCCGACCTTTATGGCTGCTAG
- a CDS encoding MFS transporter, FHS family, L-fucose permease has protein sequence MGVKAFLKRRSLKVSDDRITKAADLTTRQSIWPIALVTTLFFLWGFSYGLLDTLNKHFQVTLNITRARSAGLQAAYFGAYPLASLGHAAWILRHYSYKAVFIWGLCLYAVGALIAIPCIKAKSFAGFCMAIFIIGNGLGSLETAANPYITVCGPPKFAEVRINLSQAFNGIGTVVAPVLGSYVLFNFDDQAALANVQWVYLSIAAFVLLLAILFLFSNIPEITDADMAHQAQETHSSAHEKPFVKQYRLFHAAFAQFCYCGAQVAIASMFINYATETRSNTSDSTGSKFFAGAQAAFTVGRFLGVLLMKYVKPRQVFLAFLTMCIVFLAPAVAEHGNVGISLLYCVLFFESICFPTIVALGMRGLGRHTKRGSGFIVGAVIGGACVPPLTGVAADHLGTGRSMVVPLAFFVVAWSYPLCVNFVDRYRKVADSFEATPRESHIQVDMEKIKEQEHEETVEKSEV, from the exons ATGGGCGTAAAGGCCTTTCTCAAGAGGCGCTCTCTCAAGGTCTCCGATGACCGCATTACCAAGGCGGCAGATCTCACCACGCGCCAGTCAATCTGGCCCATTGCACTCGTCACGacgcttttttttctttgggGCTTTAGCTATGGCCTCTTGGATACATTGAACAAGCATTTTCAAGTCACTCTCAATATTACTCGAGCACGATCCGCTGGTCTACAGGCCGCTTACTTTGG TGCCTACCCACTGGCGTCTCTCGGACACGCGGCGTGGATCTTGCGGCACTACTCATACAAGGCCGTGTTTATCTGGGGACTCTGCCTTTACGCTGTCGGCGCTCTGATCGCAATTCCTTGCATCAAGGCAAAATCCTTCGCCGGTTTTTGTATGGCCATCTTTATCATTGGCAATGGCTTGGGCTCTCTCGAAACGGCGGCCAATCCTTACATCACTG TTTGTGGCCCCCCAAAGTTTGCAGAAGTGCGGATCAACTTGTCTCAGGCGTTCAACGGCATTGGCACAGTCGTCGCACCCGTCCTAGGCTCCTACGTCCTGTTCAACTTTGATGACCAGGCGGCCCTGGCCAACGTGCAGTGGGTTTACCTATCTATTGCCGCCTTTGTGCTGTTGCTTGCGATCTTGTTTCTCTTTTCGAATATTCCTGAGATCACTGATGCCG ATATGGCGCATCAAGCACAAGAGACGCATTCGAGCGCACATGAGAAGCCATTTGTGAAACAGTACAGACTCTTCCACGCCGCCTTCGCACAGTTCTGCTACTGCGGTGCCCAGGTGGCTATCGCAAGCATGTTCATCAATTACGCAACCGAGACGCGAAGCAACACCAGCGACTCTACAGGTTCCAAGTTTTTCGCTGGGGCGCAAGCGGCATTCACCGTGGGCCGTTTCCTTGGCGTTTTGCTTATGAAATATGTAAAGCCGCGGCAGGTATTCCTTGCATTTTTAACCATGTGCATTGTGTTTCTTGCACCTGCTGTTGCGGAACATGGCAATGTGGGCATCTCGTTGCTCTACTGTGTCCTATTCTTCGAATCAATCTGCTTCCCGACGATTGTTGCCCTTGGTATGAGGGGTCTAGGTCGACACACAAAGCGCGGTAGCGGCTTCATTGTGGGAGCAGTCATTGGCGGAGCTTGCGTTCCTCCATTGACGGGCGTGGCGGCGGATCATCTTGGCACGGGTAGGAGTATGGTCGTTCCCTTGGCTTTCTTCGTGGTTGCTTGGTCCTACCCACTTTGTGTCAACTTTGTGGATAGGTATAGAAAAGTGGCAGATTCTTTCGAGGCTACACCTCGTGAGTCTCATATACAGGTCGACATGGAGAAAATCAAGGAGCAAGAGCACGAAGAGACGGTTGAGAAGTCTGAGGTGTGA
- a CDS encoding Glyco-hyd-65N-2 domain-containing protein — translation MSLIPLFGGVDARSIWSSSPGTYGVDDSYILKSGYPVGNGVLAGTHFGEPGHEKIVFNVDSLWSGGPFENSAYTGGNPTSNKSTALPGIREYIFDQGTGNVSALLGSNSNYGSYRVLGNLSITIGHATDYTNYTRSLDLSTGVHTTTYLVNSVNYTTTLFCSNPAGACVYRVTSNQDLPNINIQFENLAVSSSLANSSCRYPYTRFRGVTRLGNPEGMIYDAIARFVDNRDGDGVSCGANGSLTIARSPGFKMVDVIISAGTNYDATRGNAENGYSFRGDDPAAAVQRSTSSGAQQGYDKLLKVHIEDYQSLFGTFTLTLPDAQRSAGQETAALITSYSSSGIGDPYLESLLFDYSRYLLISSSRENSLPANLQGKWTEQMNPSWSSDYHANINIQMNYWAADQTGLGRTSVALWNYMKNTWVPRGTETAQLLYNAPGWVVHNEMNIFGHTGMKNQATWANYPVAAAWMMQHVWDNFEYGRSLTWLRQEGYPFLKSVAQFWISQLQEDDFNHDSTLVVNPCNSPEHGPTSFGCSHYQQLIHQVLEATLNSITYIGERDQHFTSELKAVLKKLDKGLHYTSWGGIKEWKLPDSAGQDTKNTHRHLSHLVGWYPGYSISSFQGGYWNSTVQAAVEATLKARGNGVQDQDTGWGKAWRVACWARLNSTSQAYNELRLLIDNNIAPNGLDMYQGQKAPFQIDANFGLGGAVLSMLVVDLPNSYVDEDKTRTVVLGPAIPPRWGGGNVKNLRLRGGCAVDFEWDSDGKVTHATLHETGKHVKLVNVLGEELNE, via the exons ATGAGTTTAATCCCTCTTTTTGGGGGGGTTGATGCGAGGTCCATTTGGTCCTCATCGCCGGGAACTTATGGGGTCGACGACAGTTACATCCTCAAGTCCGGCTATCCAGTCGGTAATGGGGTCCTCGCAG GCACGCACTTCGGAGAGCCTGGTCACGAAAAGATTGTTTTCAATGTTGACTCTTTATGGTCTGGCGGTCCGTTTGAAAACTCG GCCTACACTGGAGGCAACCCAACAAGCAACAAGTCAACTGCTCTTCCCGGAATTCGCGAGTATATTTTCGATCAAGGAACTGGGA ATGTGTCGGCTCTCCttggcagcaacagcaactaCGGCTCATATCGTGTCTTGGGCAACCTCAGTATAACCATCGGCCACGCTACTGATTACACGAACTACACCCGATCTCTGGACCTATCCACCGGCGTTCATACCACCACGTACCTTGTGAATAGCGTCAATTATACGACAACCCTATTTTGCTCCAATCCGGCCGGTGCATGCGTCTACCGTGTAACATCTAATCAAGACCTGCCAAATATCAACATTCAGTTCGAAAACTTGGCCGTTTCATCCAGCCTGGCCAATTCGAGCTGTCGCTATCCGTACACTCGATTCAGGGGGGTCACTCGGCTGGGAAACCCAGAAGGAATGATATACGATGCCATTGCAAGATTTGTCGACAATCGCGATGGTGACGGAGTCTCGTGTGGAGCCAATGGCTCTTTGACTATCGCCCGATCCCCCGGCTTCAAAATGGTAGACGTTATCATAAGTGCAGGGACCAACTATGACGCTACCAGAGGCAATGCTGAAAATGGCTATAGCTTCAGAGGAGATGACCCAGCTGCAGCAGTACAGCGATCGACTTCTTCAGGCGCACAACAGGGCTATGATAAGTTACTGAAAGTGCACATCGAAGATTACCAATCGCTTTTCGGAACCTTCACCTTGACCCTTCCAGATGCTCAAAGGTCAGCGGGTCAGGAGACAGCAGCGTTGATTACGAGCTATTCCAGCAGTGGCATAGGGGATCCTTATCTGGAGAGTCTTCTGTTCGACTATTCACGATATCTGCTCATTTCCTCATCTCGTGAGAACTCGCTACCAGCGAACCTGCAGGGCAAATGGACGGAGCAAATGAACCCTAGCTGGAGCTCTGATTACCATGcaaacatcaacatccaAATGAACTACTGGGCAGCGGACCAGACTGGCCTTGGAAGGACTTCGGTTGCTCTGTGGAATTATATGAAAAACACTTGGGTACCTCGGGGAACCGAGACCGCCCAGCTACTCTACAATGCGCCTGGGTGGGTCGTCCACAATGAAATGAACATCTTTGGTCATACAGGTATGAAGAATCAAGCAACATGGGCCAATT ATCCAGTCGCTGCGGCGTGGATGATGCAACATGTGTGGGACAACTTTGAGTATGGCCGATCACTCACTTGGCTACGCCAGGAAGGCTACCCTTTCCTCAAATCAGTTGCTCAATTCTGGATTTCCCAGCTTCAAGAAGACGACTTCAACCATGACAGCACATTGGTCGTGAATCCCTGCAACAGCCCAGAGCATGGTCCAACATCGTTCGGGTGCTCCCACTATCAGCAGCTGATCCATCAAGTTCTTGAAGCTACCTTAAACTCAATCACATATATCGGCGAGAGGGACCAGCATTTTACGTCAGAGCTGAAAGCTGTGTTGAAAAAGCTCGACAAGGGCCTTCATTACACGTCGTGGGGCGGCATCAAAGAATGGAAGTTACCGGACTCTGCTGGCCAGGACACAAAGAACACCCATCGACATCTATCCCACCTCGTCGGCTGGTACCCAGGCTATTCTATCTCGTCTTTCCAGGGTGGTTACTGGAATTCAACAGTCCAGGCAGCTGTAGAAGCCACGCTCAAGGCCCGTGGCAATGGAGTGCAGGACCAGGATACTGGTTGGGGCAAAGCCTGGCGCGTTGCGTGCTGGGCCCGTCTCAACAGCACGAGCCAAGCATACAACGAACTTCGACTACTCATCGACAATAACATCGCACCCAATGGTCTTGATATGTACCAGGGCCAAAAGGCGCCTTTTCAAATCGATGCGAATTTCGGGTTGGGTGGAGCAGTGTTGAGCATGCTCGTGGTTGACCTCCCAAATTCCTACGTCGACGAGGATAAGACACGCACGGTAGTCTTGGGCCCTGCCATTCCACCCAGATGGGGTGGCGGCAATGTTAAGAACTTGAGGTTGCGAGGCGGGTGTGCAGTTGATTTCGAATGGGACTCTGATGGAAAAGTCACCCACGCAACCTTGCATGAAACTGGAAAGCATGTCAAGTTGGTCAATGTGCTTGGCGAAGAGTTAAATGAGTAG
- a CDS encoding NmrA domain-containing protein, whose translation MTTYLITQATGQQSQWVIKHLLEAGAKIHAVVRNLQKVPSVLKEPGITLFQGESKNLDEILAAAQGCQGAFLNTVPFPGLEALQAKTIVQACEKAGVENIVAATTFCTGNKDMWDNDETKEIQLDGYFSSKAEVEDIVRSGKFKAYTILRPAVLHHDFFMPGALGNFPRLPTHGELDDLLVQGARVPYTDAYDLGKYAAAALHDPARFAGHEIDLGNELLTFEEVRDVLVNVSGREVLVVKRTPEELEKLGASVFGQKFQLFSNIKDLSWTPAHAKKIQKEYGIPFTPLQASVQRDKVRLLECLPVKQ comes from the coding sequence ATGACTACCTACCTCATCACACAAGCAACTGGCCAGCAAAGCCAGTGGGTCATCAAGCATCTCCTCGAAGCTGGCGCCAAGATCCATGCCGTCGTACGCAATCTGCAAAAGGTCCCATCAGTCCTGAAAGAGCCAGGCATCACTCTCTTCCAAGGAGAGAGCAAGAACTTGGACGAGATACTGGCAGCAGCCCAAGGTTGCCAGGGAGCTTTCCTCAACACTGTCCCCTTTCCCGGCCTGGAGGCTCTCCAAGCCAAAACCATCGTCCAAGCTTGCGAAAAGGCCGGGGTTGAGAACATTGTTGCAGCAACCACCTTTTGCACGGGAAACAAAGACATGTGGGACAACGATGAAACCAAGGAAATTCAGCTGGATGGGTACTTTTCGTCCAAAGCAGAGGTCGAGGACATTGTACGCTCCGGCAAGTTCAAGGCCTATACCATCCTTCGACCTGCAGTTCTTCATCACGACTTTTTCATGCCAGGTGCTCTGGGAAACTTCCCTCGGCTCCCGACTCACGGAGAGTTGGATGACCTTCTCGTCCAGGGTGCGAGGGTGCCTTACACGGATGCGTACGACCTCGGAAAATACGCAGCGGCCGCTCTGCACGATCCTGCTAGATTTGCAGGACACGAGATTGACCTTGGCAATGAGCTCCTTACATTCGAAGAAGTAAGGGATGTCCTTGTAAACGTCAGTGGCAGAGAGGTCCTTGTGGTCAAACGTACCCCAGAAgagttggagaagctggGTGCCAGCGTCTTTGGCCAGAAATTCCAGCTTTTCTCAAACATCAAGGATCTGAGCTGGACGCCCGCCCATGCTAAGAAGATCCAGAAAGAGTACGGCATTCCCTTTACGCCGCTTCAAGCATCAGTGCAGAGGGATAAGGTTCGTTTGTTGGAATGTTTGCCAGTCAAGCAGTAA
- a CDS encoding MFS domain-containing protein — MDSSKNDEAKCAEHIHDASEVLARVANHEAHELGPIAAMRKHPLDTAWAFFAVISCLLVSFENQASGMVLSIPQFRKDFGNEFEGSYVLDADWQSAFYGGPVASSVIGTFSAGYLADKFGRKPILLVSIALSFVAIAIEFIATTPATFFGGKFLNGFLAGVILSVAVTYVGEVTPMAIRGLFTCLTALMMTIGPLTAAIIVDNTGATESPWAYRAIFCSQFGFAGICIIPAPFMPESPVWLLSVGKVDKATQALRRLGYSGAKLDMQISQIQTTLDKAREEAAGATYLDCFRRSNLRRTIISIMPLAIQALGGVYFVASYGTYYIQLAGYSTAASFKLQIAQHGLSMAGNICSWFLVDRVGRRPLTFWGTFSVTVILLVAAGLATEGSPGAIKGSVALIVAYNFFYNISIGATAYTLLCEVATSRLRVKTISIGIALQYTIYCVWAFVIPYMFNPDQANLGAKTAFLFGGLGVLSLVYLWFYQPETAHRSYEELDELFMKKISVRQFANYKTDAETKEVN; from the exons ATGGACTCGTCTAAAAACGACGAGGCCAAGTGTGCCGAACACATCCACGATGCCTCAGAAGTCCTCGCTCGAGTTGCCAACCATGAAGCGCACGAGCTCGGTCCCATTGCAGCCATGCGAAAGCATCCCCTCGACACGGCATGGGCCTTCTTCGCTGTCATCTCATGTCTGCTTGTCTCTTTCGAGAACCAAGCTTCTGGCATGGTTCTGAGCATTCCGCAATTCCGCAAGGACTTTGGGAACGAGTTTGAGGGATCCTATGTCCTTGACGCTGATTGGCAATCTGCTTTTTATGGCGGACCTGTTGCTAGCTCGGTCATTGGAACCTTCTCTGCTGGCTATCTTGCTGACAAGTTTGGACGAAAGCCAATCCTCCTTGTCTCTATCGCCCTATCGTTCGTCGCAATCGCTATCGAGTTCATTGCTACCACCCCGGCTACGTTTTTCGGTGGCAAGTTTCTCAACGGGTTCCTGGCTGGTGTAATCTTGTCTGTTGCTGTCACTTACGTTGGCGAG GTCACCCCCATGGCCATTCGTGGCTTATTCACATGTCTCACGGCGCTGATGATGACTATCGGCCCCTTGACAGCAGCCATCATCGTTGACAACACTGGAGCTACCGAGTCACCCTGGGCATATCGAGCCATATTCTGTTCTCAATTCGGATTCGCTGGAATCTGCATCATCCCCGCCCCTTTCATGCCCGAGTCCCCTGTCTGGCTATTGAGTGTCGGCAAGGTAGACAAGGCAACGCAAGCCCTGCGCCGGCTCGGATATTCTGGGGCCAAACTGGACATGCAAATCTCCCAGATTCAGACAACGCTTGACAAGGCTagagaagaagcagccgGGGCTACCTACCTTGACTGTTTCCGCCGTTCAAACCTACGCCgtaccatcatctccatcatgccCCTGGCTATTCAAGCACTGGGTGGTGTATACTTCGTCGCTTCCTATGGAACCTATTACATCCAGCTAGCGGGGTATAGCACGGCAGCTAGCTTCAAGCTGCAGATAGCCCAGCATGGACTTTCCATGGCCGGGAATATCTGCTCTTGGTTCCTGGTAGATCGCGTCGGCCGTCGACCATTGACCTTCTGGGGCACGTTTTCGGTCACAGTCATTCTacttgttgctgctggactGGCCACCGAGGGTAGCCCCGGCGCCATCAAGGGCTCTGTCGCCTTGATCGTCGCCTACAACTTCTTTTACAACATCTCAATTGGTGCGACTGCTTATACCCTTCTGTGTGAAGTCGCCACCTCGCGCCTCCGTGTCAAGACCATCTCGATCGGTATTGCCCTTCAATACACCATCTACTGTGTATGGGCCTTTGTCATCCCCTACATGTTCAACCCCGACCAGGCCAACCTCGGTGCTAAGACTGCGTTTCTGTTTGGTGGTCTTGGAGTGCTTAGTCTAGTCTATCTCTGGTTCTATCAGCCCGAAACTGCCCATCGCAGTTATGAAGAGCTTGATGAGCTCTTTATGAAGAAAATCAGCGTCCGCCAGTTTGCCAACTACAAGACGGATGCGGAAACAAAGGAAGTCAACTAG
- a CDS encoding Zn(2)-C6 fungal-type domain-containing protein gives MEPLLANILSLDSSGTLPGTGMPPSSKGTWIPSQAASLPVPAMLPVSQQRSQSSSADTPVSREAASYARRRAGTACTVCRSRKTKCDNQRPICGFCKATGGACVYPEDAPSDPSKLDRGSLAILQRLGEMEQRLTTLLDRQHHVSSPNQDPARSCTAEHTEPPTATPGWDVGVDTPGRAEETSYDRPPSGDIVTRSSEMRVEKILQWPIFSANHPSLASSLGRVDNIPRVVGSDSLFDLDPEVIRNLVENFLVTNHVKNPIFNINELWVSVRNVAETGLRWDGETCLVLLICAISVLSSKIGEELHPGYSKHPSRLNRAELYFQMAQRRIGMLYHSNCLMAAQCSFLTAVYLMTTFRIMAAWKAFSQAGSQCVGLLVAGGSLDEEGRAKSSETEGMSASDQQMEESLYWSCLKSELELRTELGLPGSILNDMQYSHLYPSPPGPSQLVADRMGPESEHLEKGWFFYLAEIALRRIMNEALSARYRVGSWYYTISWWATSGVDGFRGHVDEFRVKLNTWQEMLPPVMRFPHDPLENTGDALRGILRGHFIDILDVLYFPAVQAVVCKDVSELSPYVLATAQAALQTATYRIAICEEGFWHRHQGTWLMIRTCSRSTLLLLATALRAQQMSGLEDLLPSGWRASVGRVIALIEYWQDESPDLGILLERFRELAVRAGVEPQTLRT, from the exons ATGGAGCCCCTACTCGCAAACATCCTCTCGCTCGACTCCTCGGGTACACTTCCTGGCACTGGAATGCCACCGTCATCCAAGGGAACCTGGATTCCTTCGCAAGCAGCCTCACTCCCGGTTCCCGCCATGCTGCCAGTCTCACAGCAGCGCTCTCAGTCTAGCTCGGCGGACACACCTGTCTCGAGAGAAGCCGCATCATATGCTCGTCGTCGGGCGGGAACAGCGTGCACAGTCTGTCGAAGCCGAAAGACAAAGTGTGATAACCAACGTCCCATCTGTGGGTTTTGCAAGGCCACAGGTGGCGCTTGCGTGTACCCGGAGGACGCCCCCTCAGACCCATCAAAGCTTGACAGAGGGAGTCTGGCCATTCTGCAGCGGCTTGGGGAGATGGAGCAGAGGCTGACCACCTTACTCGATCGCCAACACCATGTGTCGAGTCCCAATCAGGACCCGGCCCGTAGCTGCACAGCGGAACACACTGAGCCACCAACAGCGACCCCGGGATGGGATGTCGGTGTGGATACTCCTGGTCGAGCGGAAGAGACTAGTTATGATCGTCCACCCTCGGGCGACATTGTGACGAGAAGCTCCGAGATGCGAGTCGAGAAGATTCTCCAATGGCCCATCTTTTCGGCGAACCACCCGTCTCTCGCTTCTAGCCTCGGTCGCGTGGACAATATTCCCCGAGTCGTGGGGAGTGATAGCCTGTTTGACCTTGACCCAGAGGTCATTCGAAATCTTGTCGAGAACTTTTTGGTTACTAACCATGTCAAGAACCCTATCTTCAATATCAACGAGCTCTGGGTCTCTGTGAGGAATGTTGCCGAGACCGGGCTTCGATGGGATGGAGAAACATGTCTTGTG CTTCTTATCTGCGCCATTAGCGTCTTGTCGTCAAAGATTGGCGAAGAGCTTCACCCTGGATACTCGAAACACCCGAGTCGCCTCAACCGTGCAGAATTGTATTTTCAAATGGCTCAACGGCGGATTGGGATGCTTTACCACAGCAATTGCCTCATGGCTGCTCAGTGTAGCTTCTTGACGGCTGTCTATTTAATGACAACATTCCGAATCATGGCTGCTTGGAAAGCCTTCTCCCAAGCTGGGTCTCAGTGCGTGGGATTATTGGTCGCTGGAGGGAGCCTCGATGAAGAAGGGCGGGCCAAGTCGTCAGAGACCGAGGGAATGAGTGCCAGCGACCAACAAATGGAGGAGAGCCTTTATTGGAGTTGCCTCAAGAGTGAACT GGAATTGAGAACAGAGCTTGGTCTTCCAGGATCCATCCTCAATGACATGCAATACTCACACCTCTACCCATCTCCTCCGGGTCCTAGTCAGCTGGTAGCTGACAGAATGGGTCCTGAATCCGAACATCTGGAGAAGGGTTGGTTTTTCTACCTGGCCGAGATCGCCCTGCGTCGTATCATGAACGAAGCTCTATCGGCTCGCTACAGGGTCGGTTCTTGGTACTACACCATTAGCTGGTGGGCCACGTCCGGGGTGGATGGGTTCAGGGGCCACGTGGATGAGTTCAGGGTCAAGCTGAATACATGGCAAGAAATGTTGCCCCCAGTGATGCGTTTCCCCCATGACCCACTGGAGAATACCGGGGATGCGCTGCGTGGGATCCTTCGAGGTCACTTCATCGACATCCTCGACGTTTTATACTTCCCGGCTGTCCAGGCAGTTGTTTGTAAGGACGTCAGTGAACTCAGCCCCTATGTTCTGGCCACGGCACAGGCAGCTCTACAGACTGCTACGTATCGCATTGCCATCTGTGAGGAGGGCTTCTGGCACCGCCATCAGGGGACCTGGCTGATGATCAGGACATGCTCCCGTAGcacactgctgctgcttgccACGGCACTTCGAGCCCAGCAGATGAGTGGCTTGGAAGATCTTCTCCCGAGCGGATGGAGGGCATCAGTGGGGAGGGTCATTGCGCTCATTGAGTATTGGCAGGACGAGAGTCCAGACTTGGGCATCTTACTGGAGCGCTTCAGAGAACTAGCCGTCAGGGCTGGTGTTGAACCACAGACATTACGTACCTGA